Proteins found in one Balneola sp. genomic segment:
- the hflX gene encoding GTPase HflX, translated as MLDDVKNKDIQKERVLLVGLYGGDITRFQAEEYLEELEMLTDTAGGITIEKVLQKRNRPDVSTYVGKGKLQELKGQMKALNIGTIIFDDDLSPTQIRNIEGGTDVKVLDRSALILDIFASRAKTAAAKTQVELAQLQYLLPRLTRYWTHLSRQSGGIGTKGPGETQIETDRRIIGQRIGVLKSKLEKLDRQRSTQRKSREGMTKVSLVGYTNAGKSTLMNTFTQTNVLAEDRLFATLDSTVRRHQLTNHEILLSDTVGFIRKLPHNLIESFKSTLDEVREADILLHIVDGSSNMAHEYIDVVETTLEELKALNKRTLLVFNKVDRMSVDRISQLRDEYPDSLLVSAERGIGLSELEEKIEELIEDNYISETLRIPVSKYKAVAFIHEHATAVSEEYKGSDVELSFSMSKKDFKQLSHLLNTIGVYKEVI; from the coding sequence TTGCTAGACGACGTTAAAAACAAAGACATCCAAAAAGAACGGGTATTACTCGTAGGACTGTATGGCGGAGATATTACCCGTTTTCAGGCAGAAGAATATCTGGAAGAATTGGAAATGCTTACTGACACAGCCGGTGGAATTACCATCGAAAAAGTACTTCAAAAACGAAACAGGCCTGATGTGTCTACCTATGTTGGTAAAGGGAAGCTGCAAGAGCTAAAAGGGCAAATGAAAGCCCTGAATATTGGAACCATTATTTTTGATGACGATTTATCGCCTACTCAAATTCGAAATATTGAGGGTGGAACAGATGTAAAAGTGCTCGATAGAAGTGCGCTTATTCTTGATATTTTTGCTTCCAGAGCCAAAACAGCAGCAGCTAAAACACAGGTAGAACTTGCTCAGCTTCAATATTTATTGCCCAGACTTACCCGATATTGGACTCACCTTTCCAGGCAAAGTGGTGGAATTGGAACTAAGGGACCCGGTGAAACTCAGATTGAGACCGATAGAAGGATTATCGGACAGCGCATTGGTGTGCTTAAGTCTAAACTTGAAAAACTGGATCGTCAGCGTAGCACTCAACGCAAAAGCCGGGAGGGGATGACAAAAGTTTCGTTGGTAGGATACACGAATGCCGGTAAGTCGACATTGATGAATACTTTTACCCAAACCAATGTACTTGCTGAAGACCGATTATTTGCTACTCTGGATTCAACCGTTCGCAGGCATCAGCTAACAAACCACGAGATTCTTCTTTCAGATACGGTAGGCTTTATCAGGAAATTACCGCACAATCTTATAGAAAGTTTTAAGTCAACACTGGATGAGGTACGAGAAGCAGATATCTTATTACATATTGTGGATGGATCTTCCAATATGGCCCACGAGTATATAGATGTGGTTGAAACCACGCTGGAAGAGCTTAAAGCGTTAAACAAAAGAACGCTACTCGTTTTCAACAAAGTTGATCGAATGTCGGTTGATCGTATTTCTCAGCTACGGGACGAATACCCTGATTCGTTACTGGTTTCGGCAGAACGAGGAATCGGCCTTTCTGAGTTAGAGGAAAAAATTGAGGAATTGATCGAGGATAATTACATCTCCGAAACGCTCAGAATACCAGTTTCTAAATACAAAGCGGTAGCTTTTATTCATGAGCATGCAACTGCTGTTAGCGAGGAGTATAAAGGCAGTGATGTGGAATTAAGTTTTAGTATGTCGAAAAAAGATTTCAAGCAATTATCACATTTGTTAAATACTATTGGAGTGTATAAGGAAGTTATCTAA
- a CDS encoding CBS domain-containing protein, with the protein MLVQEILNTDIAPLKITDTVALALTKLDLLHTTKFPVIDGGKLVGMVGLETLIEVDDEQVYIQQIPLEENIYLPQDQHLFEATREMLAHELFILPVVDQEMNFQGVIKKRDVLEALGNLFNLESFGSVLTIEMMPYDFTLSELVRIIESEGAKILGVAVQQPDDDNEFYRVSVKLHLVDSSPVSAALQRYGYVITSQVSSATLEKDFSDRADELIRYLDI; encoded by the coding sequence ATGCTAGTTCAGGAAATTCTAAATACCGACATCGCGCCACTGAAAATTACTGATACAGTGGCATTGGCATTGACCAAGCTGGATTTACTCCATACAACGAAATTTCCTGTTATCGATGGCGGGAAGCTGGTTGGAATGGTTGGTCTGGAAACCCTGATAGAAGTGGATGATGAGCAGGTTTATATACAGCAAATTCCACTTGAGGAAAATATCTATCTGCCACAGGATCAACACCTTTTTGAAGCTACAAGGGAAATGCTCGCACACGAGCTTTTCATTCTTCCTGTAGTTGATCAAGAAATGAACTTTCAGGGAGTTATTAAAAAGAGAGACGTGCTTGAAGCGTTAGGGAATCTATTTAACCTTGAAAGTTTTGGCTCTGTTCTAACTATTGAAATGATGCCGTATGATTTCACTCTTTCTGAACTGGTTCGTATCATCGAAAGTGAAGGTGCTAAAATTCTGGGAGTGGCAGTACAACAGCCTGATGATGACAATGAATTTTATAGGGTATCTGTAAAGCTTCATCTTGTAGATTCATCGCCAGTAAGTGCTGCATTGCAACGTTATGGATATGTCATCACCTCTCAGGTGAGTAGTGCTACGCTTGAAAAAGATTTTTCTGACCGAGCTGATGAACTTATTCGTTATCTCGATATATAA
- a CDS encoding tetratricopeptide repeat protein, which yields MPLVAKRFFFALTTILLLNSFAYSQGLQDAKTSNYELGISLYLDGFFEESISKLEEFKSAYPRHELRISTDFYLARAWTGVDSANIEAHYQEFILEYPGSDLSVILLKDLGHRFTDQGNYDGAINYYNQAVQSWMGTAKAAETTYWVAEAAAEKQDYRQSRYYFLKLADEYPQSEWAPKALYARGRLYLTENEYDSSAIAFELLKERYPNNPITRRVGTALGESYYQQGRFEEAIVALDTQMPFLDDESKIKALFLMAEAHNYLGNYDEATKDYLQYINLTKGTDREAAAHYGLGWLYNRQKVFHWAAQSFERAIIGDDELSRKAMYYEAVNHKLAGNYQRSMETFQEFGDRYKSGLWVEEAYYEWSISAFEGGNYGESIETLLTLIRNQDQLKDPGKIYTMLGEAYFANNEFTGASRAFEEAEKVANIDPVLRRQARFQKAWILFRNQAYEQAQPIFEAVYAEAPNTELGEEALFWSADSYYKLDQFSNAARRFKLFIDNYPENEMIGAARYSLGWCYFKTGEYDLAVGPLEDFLNNYNPPPIALFPYDIDTRLRIGDAYYALGDYRNSIRFYNQAIGAEPGGDYAMFQVANSYYRSNRTFEAVSNFRRMLRIYPFSRLREQAQYNIAYIYLNTSNYSQAIEEFQTVISRYPGTDWAARSQYNIGDAYYNAGEYDRAIDAYKKVLDDYPRSRYIIEAINGIQYAQLSSGGADSSSVILEEFLGDNPQSSTADQLRYRQAETVFQTGDYEGAIREFRQYLRVTNSDALAPEAYMNLGESYRQIGQIDRAISSYQTVVDDYPRDSQVPPALTALGLLYYEQGDFDRSHGYFDQLLRTASRFSQEAYIGMGNASLAQGLYEDARQEYESALNVNAGNEAASVGLGKVALAEQNYEEAQSILAPIADHNTTEIGAEAQFRLGQLYQEQGDYEQAISEYAKVKVLFEAFDNWVSSGMYQSAECNILLGNRGDAIAILNEIIEIYPGTEAAQKAQELIDSSDS from the coding sequence ATGCCCCTTGTTGCTAAGCGCTTCTTCTTCGCACTAACCACCATTTTATTATTAAATAGCTTTGCCTACTCGCAAGGTCTTCAAGATGCAAAGACTTCCAATTACGAACTCGGTATATCACTATACCTGGATGGTTTTTTTGAAGAGTCTATTTCAAAGCTGGAGGAATTTAAAAGCGCATACCCAAGGCATGAATTAAGAATCTCTACGGATTTTTACCTGGCAAGAGCCTGGACAGGGGTTGATTCCGCTAATATAGAAGCTCATTATCAGGAATTTATACTTGAATACCCAGGAAGTGATTTATCAGTAATTCTTTTAAAAGATCTTGGACATCGTTTTACTGATCAGGGGAATTATGACGGAGCTATCAATTATTATAACCAGGCTGTTCAGTCATGGATGGGAACGGCAAAAGCTGCCGAAACTACCTATTGGGTAGCTGAAGCTGCAGCAGAAAAACAAGACTACCGCCAGTCTCGATACTATTTCTTGAAACTTGCAGATGAATACCCACAATCAGAGTGGGCGCCCAAAGCATTATATGCAAGAGGGAGGCTATATCTGACCGAAAATGAATACGATTCCTCTGCTATTGCATTCGAGTTACTCAAAGAGCGATATCCAAACAACCCCATTACCCGAAGAGTTGGTACGGCCTTGGGAGAGTCTTATTACCAGCAAGGAAGATTTGAAGAAGCGATTGTAGCTCTGGATACCCAAATGCCTTTTCTTGATGATGAGTCAAAAATTAAAGCACTCTTCCTGATGGCAGAAGCGCATAATTATTTGGGTAATTATGATGAAGCTACAAAAGACTATCTCCAGTACATCAACCTAACAAAAGGGACCGATAGAGAAGCTGCTGCTCACTATGGCTTGGGGTGGTTATATAATCGACAGAAAGTTTTTCATTGGGCGGCTCAGTCTTTTGAACGGGCTATAATTGGTGATGATGAGCTTTCCAGAAAGGCTATGTATTATGAAGCGGTGAATCATAAACTGGCCGGAAACTACCAGCGATCGATGGAAACTTTTCAGGAATTTGGAGATCGCTATAAATCCGGGTTGTGGGTTGAAGAAGCCTATTATGAATGGTCGATTTCAGCATTTGAAGGGGGTAATTACGGGGAGTCTATCGAGACTCTGCTTACCTTGATTCGGAATCAGGATCAACTAAAAGATCCGGGAAAGATTTACACTATGCTTGGTGAGGCTTATTTCGCAAATAATGAGTTTACCGGTGCTTCAAGGGCATTTGAAGAAGCTGAGAAAGTAGCCAACATTGATCCGGTGCTTAGGCGTCAGGCACGGTTCCAGAAAGCATGGATTCTGTTTAGAAATCAGGCTTATGAACAGGCTCAGCCTATTTTCGAAGCGGTATATGCAGAAGCGCCAAACACTGAACTGGGAGAAGAAGCTTTGTTCTGGAGTGCGGACAGCTATTATAAACTAGATCAGTTTTCAAATGCGGCACGTCGATTTAAGCTGTTTATTGACAACTATCCGGAAAATGAGATGATCGGAGCTGCTCGATATTCATTGGGATGGTGCTATTTCAAAACGGGTGAATACGATCTGGCTGTTGGGCCTCTCGAAGATTTCCTGAACAACTACAATCCTCCTCCAATTGCTCTTTTCCCTTATGATATTGATACCAGATTAAGAATAGGGGATGCGTATTACGCTCTGGGCGATTACCGAAATTCGATCAGGTTTTATAATCAGGCAATTGGTGCCGAACCAGGTGGTGACTATGCTATGTTCCAGGTAGCAAATAGCTACTATCGCTCAAATCGTACTTTTGAGGCGGTGAGTAATTTCCGGCGCATGCTTAGGATTTATCCATTCAGTAGACTTCGCGAGCAGGCCCAGTATAACATTGCCTATATCTATTTAAATACCTCGAATTATTCTCAGGCAATAGAAGAATTTCAAACGGTAATTAGCCGATATCCAGGAACAGATTGGGCGGCTCGGTCACAATATAATATTGGGGATGCCTACTATAATGCAGGTGAATATGATCGAGCAATTGATGCCTATAAAAAAGTCCTCGATGACTATCCTCGAAGCAGGTATATCATAGAAGCCATTAACGGAATTCAGTATGCTCAGCTTTCTTCCGGTGGAGCAGATTCCAGTTCAGTAATTCTTGAGGAGTTTTTGGGTGATAATCCCCAGAGCTCAACAGCAGATCAGTTAAGATATCGTCAGGCTGAAACGGTATTTCAAACCGGAGACTATGAAGGAGCAATTCGGGAATTCCGACAGTATTTGAGAGTTACTAACTCCGACGCGCTTGCTCCGGAAGCTTACATGAATCTGGGAGAATCATACCGCCAGATAGGTCAAATTGACCGGGCAATCAGTTCTTACCAGACCGTAGTGGATGATTATCCTCGAGACAGTCAGGTTCCTCCTGCACTTACTGCACTTGGATTATTGTATTATGAGCAAGGGGATTTTGATCGCTCTCATGGCTATTTCGATCAATTGCTAAGAACAGCCAGTCGCTTTTCTCAGGAAGCCTACATTGGGATGGGGAATGCAAGTCTTGCACAAGGATTATATGAAGATGCCCGCCAGGAATATGAAAGTGCACTTAATGTAAATGCCGGGAATGAAGCGGCTAGTGTAGGCTTAGGGAAGGTGGCACTAGCTGAGCAAAATTATGAAGAAGCTCAAAGTATATTAGCTCCAATAGCTGATCATAACACCACTGAAATTGGAGCCGAAGCACAATTTCGTTTAGGACAACTTTATCAGGAACAAGGGGATTATGAACAAGCCATTTCTGAATATGCCAAAGTAAAAGTGCTTTTTGAAGCTTTTGACAATTGGGTTTCTTCGGGAATGTATCAATCTGCTGAGTGTAATATTCTATTAGGTAACCGAGGAGATGCTATCGCCATTCTTAACGAGATTATTGAAATCTATCCTGGAACGGAAGCCGCACAAAAAGCACAAGAACTAATCGATAGTTCGGACTCATAA
- the aroA gene encoding 3-phosphoshikimate 1-carboxyvinyltransferase, whose product MIKTVSPAHSLQGTITPPPDKSISQRAAIFGLLHDGKSVIKNYSQANDPQSTLNCVQLLGAEVTQLAGVVTIEGCGRYGIQPVSDELDCGNSGTAMRLLSGVLVGAGAAVKLIGDPSLSSRTMTRIITPLEKMGAHILARNGAYAPLFVTREDRLTPLEFELPIPSAQLKSCILLAGLFGETPTTVIETVPSRDHTERLLNLKVEEQDGKKVISSSIVDDIPNQSYTIPADFSAASFWLVAGSIVPDSEIRMEGVGLNPSRNALLEILKQMGADITIENEHMEGTEPAGDIIVRSAGLRSIHIKEELIPNCIDELPIIAVAMTFAYGTSIISGAEELRHKETDRIKAIAKMLKAVGANFEEMDDGLVIRGNPDHTFDYASFRSFHDHRIAMASAVLSLKGKQASEIEDAESAAVSYPGFWEDLESLSE is encoded by the coding sequence ATGATTAAAACCGTTTCTCCAGCACATTCTCTTCAAGGAACCATTACTCCTCCACCGGATAAGTCAATCTCACAACGTGCTGCGATATTTGGATTATTGCATGATGGAAAATCTGTGATCAAGAATTACTCTCAGGCAAATGATCCGCAAAGCACGTTAAACTGTGTGCAATTATTGGGAGCAGAAGTTACTCAGTTGGCTGGTGTGGTCACTATTGAAGGGTGTGGACGCTATGGTATTCAACCTGTATCGGATGAACTGGATTGTGGTAATTCAGGAACAGCTATGCGTTTGCTATCTGGGGTGTTAGTTGGTGCCGGAGCAGCTGTAAAGCTTATTGGAGATCCCTCTCTTTCATCCAGAACAATGACTCGTATCATTACTCCCCTTGAAAAGATGGGAGCGCATATTCTGGCAAGAAATGGTGCTTATGCTCCGCTTTTTGTAACCCGTGAAGATAGGTTAACTCCGCTTGAATTCGAGCTCCCTATTCCAAGTGCACAACTGAAATCGTGCATTCTTTTAGCCGGGCTATTTGGAGAAACTCCTACTACTGTTATCGAAACAGTTCCAAGCAGGGATCATACCGAGCGGTTATTGAATCTCAAGGTAGAAGAGCAAGACGGTAAAAAAGTGATCTCGTCATCAATTGTTGATGACATCCCAAACCAAAGCTATACTATCCCTGCAGATTTCTCAGCGGCATCTTTTTGGTTGGTGGCAGGGTCTATTGTTCCAGATTCGGAAATTAGAATGGAAGGGGTGGGGCTTAACCCTTCCCGCAATGCTTTGCTTGAAATCCTGAAGCAGATGGGAGCAGATATTACCATCGAGAATGAGCACATGGAAGGAACCGAACCAGCTGGCGATATTATAGTTCGGTCAGCTGGATTACGGTCGATTCATATTAAAGAAGAACTGATCCCCAATTGCATTGATGAACTTCCTATTATAGCTGTAGCAATGACTTTTGCCTACGGTACCTCCATTATTTCCGGAGCAGAAGAACTCCGCCATAAAGAAACAGACCGGATTAAGGCCATTGCTAAAATGCTTAAAGCAGTAGGTGCCAATTTTGAAGAAATGGATGATGGCCTGGTTATCCGCGGAAATCCGGATCATACTTTCGATTATGCTTCTTTTCGAAGTTTTCATGATCATCGTATTGCCATGGCATCAGCTGTGCTTTCTCTTAAAGGAAAACAAGCTTCAGAAATTGAAGACGCTGAAAGTGCAGCGGTAAGCTATCCAGGCTTTTGGGAGGATTTGGAAAGTTTATCTGAATAG
- a CDS encoding T9SS C-terminal target domain-containing protein, which yields MRKELLFISTLFLLLTSAKEVCAQLTINEIMASNSNTIADASGEFDDWVEIYNAGDLSVNLAGMYVSDDPDEPTKWQIPNTSSAQTTINAQGYLILWLDSDTEQGAGHIDFKLSADGEHFSITDTDGSTVIDSVSFGEQMSDISFGRSIDGGGSFGFLNPTPNASNNGSGIDQVSTVPEFSLASGFYANEITIGLTAVNGAEIRFETGGKVPTISSQLYTAPISFDTSTVVRAIAIESGKQPSSTSTNTYIFEDQHTIPVVSFVMDPDSLFDFDKGMYVIGDSAQTTGVYPFKGANFWEGFQYPVSIEFLNEFGNTEFEFDAEAEIGGNFSRGFLKKTFIINNNADFGLSALEYPLFEENDYERYDGFVLRAGAEERSRLLNELMREINLDWGHKNAMQAYRYSVLYINGQYWGNYNIYERKNDDFVESRYGVEDIDMIKDYDEVKDGDIEAYEAVLENFLNASLQGDEFFQYAESVIDLESFTDHWIYQVYTSHGDPNNLRYWRPQEEGGKWHFISHDFDWWRNLGAESNEYYPSLKEFLSEEPDGFWLFGRMMANSTYKEIFLNRFADMMNTAFQPDYLLPLISDLNQEIGPEIPRDIARWSDGWYDISGFTEFDMEYIRESIEDYVVEYPAHLYSEIADTLGNDTLRVTLKSTMNGTVTINSLTPDVSVEDWSGLYFSDTNILLDANPEFGYQVSSWMVNGEVYSTDKNITVALNSEPVEISVTFEEVFESLVINEINYNSSDAFDTGDWIEIYNPLETDVDISGWVFKDEDDTHEYVIPNNTIIKADGYLVIANDTASLKTVNPDARYFIGDFDFGLSGNGDDVRLFNSNNTLVDIVSYDDESPWPTEPDGNGATLELTDTGADNALPASWVASSRQGGTPGWENATIPTSIGEEDDRIDGFALNQNYPNPFNPTTTIGFTIPQSTRIELAVFNILGQKVETLLDENITAGSHVVTFDASGLASGIYLYQLKTSNITLTQKMVLTK from the coding sequence ATGAGAAAAGAATTACTATTCATCTCCACACTTTTTTTACTACTTACCTCGGCAAAAGAAGTTTGTGCTCAGTTAACCATTAATGAAATAATGGCATCCAACTCTAATACCATTGCTGATGCAAGTGGAGAGTTTGATGACTGGGTGGAAATCTATAATGCGGGTGATCTATCAGTAAATCTTGCTGGTATGTATGTTTCGGACGACCCAGATGAGCCAACTAAATGGCAGATTCCAAATACGTCAAGTGCACAAACCACAATTAACGCACAAGGTTATTTAATTCTATGGCTCGATTCAGATACAGAACAGGGAGCAGGACATATCGATTTTAAATTGAGTGCAGATGGAGAGCACTTTTCAATAACAGATACCGACGGTAGTACAGTTATTGATTCGGTTTCTTTCGGGGAACAAATGAGTGACATTTCTTTTGGAAGGAGTATAGATGGAGGGGGAAGTTTCGGGTTTCTGAACCCTACCCCCAATGCTAGTAACAACGGAAGTGGGATAGACCAGGTTTCAACTGTTCCTGAATTTTCGCTGGCAAGCGGTTTTTATGCTAATGAAATTACTATCGGGCTAACCGCTGTCAATGGAGCTGAAATCAGATTTGAGACAGGAGGAAAAGTACCAACCATTTCTTCTCAATTATATACTGCACCAATTTCTTTTGATACTTCTACCGTAGTGCGAGCCATTGCCATTGAAAGTGGTAAGCAGCCAAGCTCAACATCTACGAATACTTACATTTTTGAAGACCAACATACTATCCCCGTTGTTTCTTTTGTAATGGACCCTGATTCATTATTCGATTTTGACAAAGGGATGTATGTGATTGGAGATTCGGCTCAAACCACTGGAGTATATCCATTTAAAGGAGCCAACTTCTGGGAAGGTTTTCAGTACCCGGTAAGTATTGAGTTTTTGAATGAATTTGGAAATACGGAATTTGAATTTGATGCTGAAGCAGAAATAGGAGGGAATTTCAGCAGAGGATTTTTGAAGAAAACTTTCATCATTAATAATAACGCTGACTTTGGATTGTCAGCATTGGAATACCCGTTGTTTGAAGAAAATGATTATGAAAGGTATGACGGTTTTGTACTGAGAGCAGGAGCGGAAGAGCGTTCCAGACTACTTAACGAATTAATGAGAGAAATTAACCTCGATTGGGGTCACAAAAATGCCATGCAGGCCTACAGATATTCAGTTCTATATATAAATGGGCAGTATTGGGGGAATTATAATATTTACGAACGTAAGAATGATGATTTTGTAGAGTCAAGATATGGCGTTGAAGATATTGATATGATCAAGGACTACGATGAGGTGAAAGATGGCGATATTGAAGCGTATGAAGCCGTACTCGAAAATTTTCTAAACGCCTCTCTACAAGGAGATGAATTCTTTCAGTATGCTGAATCAGTCATAGATTTGGAAAGTTTTACCGATCACTGGATCTATCAGGTATATACTTCTCATGGAGATCCAAATAATCTTCGGTACTGGAGACCACAGGAAGAAGGTGGTAAATGGCATTTTATTTCTCATGACTTTGACTGGTGGAGGAACCTTGGAGCAGAATCAAATGAGTATTATCCCTCATTAAAAGAGTTTCTCAGTGAAGAGCCAGACGGGTTTTGGTTATTTGGGCGAATGATGGCTAATTCAACCTATAAGGAAATCTTTCTCAATCGATTTGCTGATATGATGAACACGGCTTTTCAACCTGATTATTTACTTCCTCTGATCTCTGATCTCAATCAAGAGATAGGCCCGGAAATCCCAAGGGATATAGCCAGATGGAGCGATGGCTGGTATGATATTAGCGGTTTTACCGAGTTTGATATGGAATATATCCGAGAGTCAATAGAAGACTACGTTGTTGAATATCCTGCACACTTATATAGTGAAATTGCTGATACCCTAGGAAATGACACGCTCAGAGTAACTCTAAAATCCACGATGAATGGAACAGTTACCATCAATTCATTAACACCCGATGTTTCTGTGGAAGATTGGTCGGGTCTATATTTTTCTGACACAAATATCTTATTAGATGCTAATCCAGAGTTTGGATATCAGGTTAGCAGTTGGATGGTAAATGGCGAAGTTTACTCAACCGATAAGAACATCACGGTAGCATTAAATAGTGAGCCGGTAGAGATATCCGTTACATTCGAAGAGGTCTTTGAATCATTGGTTATAAATGAGATTAATTACAATTCATCAGATGCTTTTGATACCGGAGATTGGATAGAGATATACAATCCACTTGAAACAGACGTGGATATATCGGGTTGGGTTTTTAAGGACGAAGATGATACTCATGAGTATGTAATTCCCAATAATACCATCATTAAGGCAGATGGTTATCTTGTGATAGCCAATGATACAGCCAGCTTAAAAACAGTAAACCCTGATGCACGTTATTTCATCGGAGATTTTGATTTTGGGTTATCAGGGAATGGTGATGATGTTCGGTTATTTAATAGCAATAATACCTTAGTTGATATTGTTTCTTATGATGACGAATCACCATGGCCAACAGAACCAGATGGTAACGGTGCGACCTTGGAATTGACTGATACAGGAGCGGATAATGCACTTCCTGCGAGTTGGGTGGCCTCATCACGCCAAGGTGGAACTCCGGGATGGGAGAACGCAACTATTCCAACATCAATCGGTGAAGAAGATGATCGGATCGATGGCTTCGCGTTAAATCAAAACTACCCGAATCCATTTAACCCTACTACCACTATTGGTTTTACCATTCCACAAAGTACCAGGATAGAGTTGGCTGTATTCAATATTCTTGGGCAAAAAGTAGAAACATTACTTGATGAGAATATTACAGCAGGGAGCCATGTGGTAACTTTTGATGCGTCAGGTCTTGCCAGCGGTATCTACCTGTATCAACTTAAGACTTCGAATATCACACTTACACAAAAAATGGTGCTGACTAAATAG
- a CDS encoding DNA adenine methylase: MQTPLRYPGGKQRLTPFVKEVLVKNSISGHYVEPYAGGSGVAIKLLLSRNIESVHLNDSDVRLFAFWYSLMNHTEELCDMILTASLTVEEWEMRRQIVKEANTNDLLQLGFSFFFLNRCNRSGVLSAGLIGGKKQTGNYKMDARFSRNNLIQRIESIAKFKDQIFIHNLDAEDFLSGIVSKLPQDDTLVYLDPPYYNKAKDLYPNFYEHEDHIRISEFIQNRISHKWILSYDGVSEVLDLYQQRRHFLYNLQYSASKKYKGLEVFIFSDDVEMPESSTLEHVNQGLKVLLNT, from the coding sequence ATGCAGACACCTCTAAGATACCCTGGCGGTAAGCAGAGATTAACACCTTTTGTCAAAGAGGTGTTAGTAAAAAACTCAATATCTGGCCACTATGTAGAACCATATGCAGGAGGGTCCGGCGTTGCCATTAAGCTACTACTTTCTAGAAATATTGAATCAGTCCACTTAAATGATTCTGACGTTCGTTTATTTGCGTTTTGGTATTCTTTAATGAACCATACTGAGGAGTTGTGTGATATGATATTGACTGCTTCTCTTACAGTTGAAGAGTGGGAAATGAGACGGCAAATAGTCAAGGAAGCTAATACAAATGACCTTTTACAACTAGGTTTTAGCTTCTTCTTCCTAAATAGATGTAATCGCTCCGGAGTTTTATCTGCAGGTTTAATTGGGGGGAAAAAGCAAACTGGCAATTACAAGATGGATGCTAGGTTCTCTCGTAATAATTTGATTCAAAGGATTGAAAGCATCGCGAAATTTAAAGACCAAATTTTTATACATAATCTTGATGCCGAAGACTTCCTTTCAGGTATTGTATCAAAACTTCCTCAAGATGATACTTTAGTTTACTTAGATCCACCATACTACAATAAAGCAAAAGACTTATATCCGAATTTCTATGAGCATGAAGATCACATTCGAATTTCTGAATTTATTCAAAATAGAATATCGCACAAATGGATTCTCTCATATGACGGTGTTTCAGAAGTCTTAGATTTATATCAGCAACGAAGACATTTTTTGTACAACCTTCAATATTCTGCTTCAAAAAAATATAAAGGCTTAGAAGTGTTCATTTTTTCTGATGATGTGGAAATGCCTGAATCAAGCACCTTAGAACATGTAAACCAAGGACTTAAAGTGTTGTTAAATACCTAA
- a CDS encoding Hsp20/alpha crystallin family protein, whose product MGDFTEFGIEIEKHLSKIGKDVQQFVEKVVPLSNDDKDFAPDCDIIESEEEYKILLDLPGLAKKEIGIALKNNVLTIKGERDIKTGEGEEFKRQERRRGAFARSFALPETVNSAEISANFRNGVLTVSMPKSDKLKDTTSIPVN is encoded by the coding sequence ATGGGAGATTTTACAGAATTCGGAATCGAGATTGAGAAGCATCTTTCTAAGATTGGCAAAGATGTACAGCAGTTCGTTGAAAAAGTAGTACCACTATCCAACGATGACAAAGACTTCGCGCCTGATTGTGATATCATTGAAAGCGAAGAAGAATACAAGATTTTATTGGATCTCCCAGGGTTGGCCAAAAAAGAAATTGGAATCGCGCTAAAGAATAATGTTCTCACTATTAAAGGGGAGCGAGACATTAAAACTGGAGAAGGCGAAGAGTTCAAGCGACAAGAAAGAAGGAGAGGGGCTTTTGCTCGTTCCTTTGCTCTTCCTGAGACCGTGAATTCAGCTGAGATCAGTGCGAATTTTAGAAACGGAGTATTAACAGTGTCTATGCCAAAATCAGACAAGCTAAAAGACACTACCTCTATTCCGGTAAACTAA